In a single window of the Acidimicrobiales bacterium genome:
- a CDS encoding DNRLRE domain-containing protein, giving the protein MGQPRGLARRRARLSPSRIALGLAMVVIATGLRLGVNPGPVWAGVPVSGALHPVGDATVSEKAPTKNFGTATILSADTKPHLESYLHFVVPPGATGPARLRLYVTDGSKTGPSVRLYNGVLNESTVTWKTRVKPLVGTKVTSGTLKAGTWAEWDVSGLVTGPGDVTLALVGAATDGSEFGSRESAHQPELVMGQTPVSTTTTTTSTSTSTSTSTSTTTTTTTVASPTTTSTGPPTTTTTDPGTPPACLPRWGQAAPIGALAHGISEMSGMVASPNHPDWAWGIRDSGNAPSLWAMRPRADGTVDTQEYRASTVRNSDWEDIAFTPGFAPGSGLIWVLENVGNSASGNRWIYQFEEPDPDNPPPPPPTTTTTTTTTLPGDPGTPLDDTTSSTTTLSPPPPPPTGPATLVGAYQWAYPDQQVNTETMFTFDGNLAVVSKTSPPRVYQFDGPLLPFIVNVPRFVGSLPVGSLPSIAAISSDQRTLAIANHSKVDVFENRHDVHDLAALISNPVFHQNMASDNREGGTFFPYGSCDLVLVAESKTLWELTHSGG; this is encoded by the coding sequence GTGGGCCAACCTCGTGGCCTGGCGCGCCGTCGCGCCCGGCTGTCTCCCTCGCGCATCGCCCTGGGCCTCGCCATGGTGGTCATCGCCACCGGGCTGCGACTCGGAGTGAACCCGGGTCCGGTCTGGGCCGGTGTCCCCGTCTCGGGGGCCCTCCATCCGGTGGGTGACGCCACCGTGTCGGAGAAGGCCCCGACGAAGAACTTCGGCACCGCCACCATTCTGTCGGCCGACACCAAGCCCCACCTGGAGTCGTACCTCCACTTCGTGGTCCCGCCCGGGGCCACCGGCCCGGCCCGCCTCCGGCTCTACGTCACCGACGGCAGCAAGACGGGCCCGAGCGTCCGCCTCTACAACGGGGTGCTGAACGAGTCCACCGTGACCTGGAAGACCCGGGTGAAGCCCCTGGTCGGCACCAAGGTCACCAGCGGGACCCTCAAAGCCGGGACGTGGGCCGAGTGGGACGTGAGCGGCCTCGTGACCGGGCCCGGCGACGTGACGCTGGCGCTGGTCGGCGCGGCCACCGACGGCTCGGAGTTCGGCTCCCGGGAGTCGGCTCACCAGCCGGAGCTGGTGATGGGCCAGACCCCAGTCTCGACCACCACGACGACGACCTCGACGTCGACGTCCACGAGCACCTCGACGTCGACCACCACGACCACCACGACCGTGGCGTCCCCGACCACGACGTCGACCGGGCCGCCGACGACCACCACGACCGACCCCGGAACGCCGCCCGCCTGCCTGCCCCGCTGGGGTCAGGCGGCGCCGATCGGCGCCCTGGCCCACGGCATCAGCGAGATGTCGGGCATGGTGGCCAGCCCCAACCACCCCGACTGGGCCTGGGGGATCCGCGATTCGGGCAACGCCCCGTCGCTGTGGGCCATGAGGCCCCGGGCCGACGGCACCGTCGACACCCAGGAGTACCGGGCCTCCACCGTCCGCAACTCCGACTGGGAGGACATCGCCTTCACGCCGGGCTTCGCCCCCGGCTCGGGCCTGATCTGGGTGCTGGAGAACGTCGGGAACAGCGCCAGCGGGAACCGGTGGATCTACCAGTTCGAGGAGCCGGACCCCGACAACCCGCCGCCGCCTCCGCCGACCACGACCACGACGACCACGACGACGCTGCCCGGCGATCCGGGGACCCCGCTCGACGACACCACCAGCTCCACGACGACGCTGTCGCCGCCGCCCCCGCCCCCCACCGGGCCGGCCACCCTCGTCGGCGCCTACCAGTGGGCCTATCCCGACCAGCAGGTGAACACCGAGACGATGTTCACCTTCGACGGGAACCTGGCGGTGGTGTCGAAGACGTCGCCGCCCCGGGTCTACCAGTTCGACGGGCCGCTGCTGCCGTTCATCGTCAACGTCCCGAGGTTCGTGGGCTCCCTGCCGGTCGGGAGTCTCCCGTCGATCGCCGCCATCTCCTCCGACCAGCGGACCCTGGCCATCGCCAACCACTCCAAGGTCGACGTGTTCGAGAACCGCCACGACGTCCACGACCTGGCCGCCCTGATCTCCAACCCGGTGTTCCACCAGAACATGGCCTCGGACAACCGGGAGGGCGGCACGTTCTTCCCCTACGGGAGCTGCGACCTGGTCCTGGTGGCCGAGAGCAAGACCCTCTGGGAGCTCACGCACTCGGGAGGCTGA